The Mus pahari chromosome 2, PAHARI_EIJ_v1.1, whole genome shotgun sequence genomic interval TCATGGACTCGATGTGGCGCACCGTGATGGGAATACTGCCCGTTGCCTGCAGAGAACAATGTTGATGCTttcctcaggaggaggaagaggaggcagaagggacCAGAGGCAAACACCAGGCAGCCAGAGTCAAGGTGGCCAATGGAGCAGCATCTCCAGCCATGCTCAGCTCTAATGTCTGGCCTGTGTGGCTCACCATGGACTCCTTCCTCAGGTCACTGTACATCCTGGCCACTTTGTCCTGGTCCATCTGGTTGAGCTTTGGGCGGACCCTTTCCTTGGCATAGATGATATACTTCTTCAGCACCTCCTGAGGCAGGGGCTCCACGCCGTATGTGTTGGGCATGGCTGGCTCCAAGGTGCCACCGCTGGTCAGCCCTTCATCCTTCTTGTTGCTGGGGTGGTGTCTGACGTGGCTGCCAACCACAAAGCGGGCCAACATCTCATCCTAGGACAAGAGATAGGGAGAGCACAATAAGGGTGTGGTAGGAAGGCAGGAAAAGCTACGCAGCAAGGAGAGTGACCGCCACACTGACTGAGGCTAGGTAAGCTCACGAGCATGGAGAGTACTGCTAGGCTTAGAGGGGGCAAGCCCAGCTAACTCAGGAGTAGAGAtgagacttgaacccaggaaTTGTGATAAGCTAAGGGAAACCCAGTGATaagctaagggaaaaaaaaaaaaaaggaaccacgGTGAATCGAGTGGTCCAGAAGTCTCTCACCACAGGAGAGTCTAAGAGGCATCTGTGGGAAAGAGGGCATCCAGGGGAATGAGCACATTCAAAGCCCGGGGTCACCTCTTGGGAGAAGAGGCAATGGGTTCATTTAACACGAAGACAGCAGCTGCAGGGCTGGCAGGGGCAGTGCACAGCAGctatcccccacctccacccccagcagGTGCACGGTGGATGTGGAACATGTGCTGGCCACAAAGCACAGTTTTTCTGGGTCCCCATGGAGGACAGGTGCCatgtaatttattcttttaactgGCAGGCAAATAAGCAACCATCCTAGACAACAGCAGTGCCTTGGGtcagagggcagggcagagctAGAGGAAAGGATAGAGGATAGGGTATAGTCTGTGACTAGACTGGGTAGGCAGCCAGGGAGGACCTCAGAAAGCCCCAACAGGTCAGAATGACACCTTGGTATAAAGACATGTCCACCCAGCACAGCCCAAGCTTCAGGCAATGGCCCAGAACCTGCAGGTGGCACCAGGGTATGGGCATGTACCTGAACTGGATCAACAGTGTCCCTCACCACACACAGGACATCAAAGCGGGAAATGATGGGCTCTGTGAGGTCTACATTCTCTGAGAAGGTCAGTGAAGGGTCATAGCGGCCTCCTGAAAGATGAGGAAGCAAGCTCTCAGTTCgtctgtccatccgtccgtccatccatccattcatccatccacccatccgtCCTCCCGCCCACCGCCCATCCATCCCTACAGGGCTCTGGATCCTTTTCTAGGACCACAGTGCCTCTAGGGcagagtgggggggtggggggaagggattGGAGATACTATGCCCCATTCCATTAGAACCAGAGCTGCTCCAAAACAAAGTCCTACTCTGATAGATAAACGGGTCACTAGGTGTTGGTCACCTAACTGGCTTCAGCCCCATCTGGACAATCACCCTGGGTTCCCACgtccttcctctgtccccctTTGGTAGGTCACGTTGGATGGGGCTGTGTGTGCTGCCATTCCCAGGCCTGTAATACAGCAGGCATACCTATGGGGTTGGCAGCAGCTATGACAGTGCAGCGGGCTTGCAGCGAGGTAACGATGCCAGCCTTGGAGATGGAGATGCTTTGCTGTTCCATGGCCTCGTGGATGCTGGTCCTGTCCTGGTCATTCATCTGCACAACACAGGGCATCCCAGGAGGCCTTGACACTCTCATAAAGCCCTCCCACCACAGAGAGCTCAGCCCCAGAGCCCAGATACCCACCTTGTCAAACTCATCAATGAGGCACACCCCCCGGTCAGCCAGAACCAGGGCTCCGGCCTCTAAGGTCCACTCTCTGCTGACGGGATGCCGCTGGACGTACGCGGTGAGACCCACGGCTGACGCACCTTGGCCAGTGGTGAAGATGGCACGGCTAGACACTTTCTCGACGTATTTGAGGAACTGGGACTTTGCTGTGCCAGGGTCCCCGCACAAGAGCACATTAATGTCACCTCGAACCTTGTGCTTTCCACCTGCAGGAGGAGGGCCAGAGGACAGGCTAGATCCCTCCAACTCAAACCTGTTCCTCATCAAAGGAGAGGGTGCCCATCCCCAGGACCCTAGTAAGCCGAGTCCAGAGCAGAGGAATATGCTATGGAGCTTTGGGACACAAGCAAAATAGCACACCTATCACAAAACCCTGAAAGTGCCCTGCACATCAGAGAGGTGGCAAGGTTATAGCCTGAGACCAGACCATAGCCCACCAGCAGAGCCAGCCCATCAGAGTGGACCAGGGTGAGCAAGTCCATGCTCCCTGCAGCCTCTTGTTAACTCTTAAGCTTAATCCCCTCAGTGAGAGCTGGCAAGGGGGCGGGGGTCACCTGGGTTCTTGGGCTCTCCTCCAAACAGTGCCAGAGCCAGGCCTCTCTTGATGTCTTCATGTCCGTAGATGGAGGGTGCAATGCTGGCAAAGAtctgagggacagagggagaccCATGAGACTGAACCTAACAGGCAGGGAAGAAATTTAAGTTCTCACCTTGGCTTCTTTCAATGCCGACTACCATCAGGGCATGAagacaaataaactctttcctccccaagctacttttggtcatggtctttcttttttttttctccttaaagatttaatttatgtatatgagcacactgtagttgtcttcagacacacctgaagagggcattggatcccattacagatgtttgtgagccaccatgtggttgctgggaattgaactcaggacccctggaagagcagtcagtgctcttaaccgctgagccatctctccagcccagtcatAGTCTTGATATAGAAAGGAAACCAGAATAGACTTTTCCCTTTAGAGCTTATAGAGCCATAAATAAAATCTCACTGAGAGGCTCAAAGCAGCAAGACTGGCTATGACTGACGGCTGTGACCTGGGGTAGAGGACACTGCCGTGACTGTTATCCCCTGAAGCCACAGCCCTAGCTCCAGACACTCAGTTTCCAGGACAACCATCAGGCTGGCACAGCTTGGTGTCACATATAGTAGGCAGAGTCTCTGCCCTTCTGGTACACGACATCTTCTGTCATGTCACAGTGGCCCTTGCCTCAGGTAACCTTTGATCTTCGACTTCCAGAGCCTGCCACCAAGACCCGTATTTTGAGGTGCCGCCCAGCAGGTAGGGGGCCTGGTCCCTGGATCCCAGCCACCTGCCTTCTCTCCAATTTGCTGATCCTTGGAAAGACTGGTGATCATCTTCACATCCTCATCAGTGAGCTCACCCACAGCTACTTTGTTGTCCTTCTTGGCAACATGGTTAGCCAAGATGATAGTGGCAAAGACTGGAAAGCCATTGGCAGTGTTGAGCGAGCCGTCATAGTTATTGTGGTAAATGCCAGTCAGCTCCTGGGAAGGGGCGGTCACAAGTCAGAGGGTGCAACCTGAGGTCCTGAGCCGAGGTAGAGCTActttccctatctcctccccatgctccccaCACTGCAAACAAGATGAACAGCCCAACAAGCTCAGAAACAGGAGCTCTGTCCCACTGTGCTTTGCATGGGAGCCCAAGGGGCAGAGGAAGAAGCTAGTCACTGAAGGTTTCATTCTCAACTTGGCACAGCTACAAAGTATTAGTGAAGTCACTTAAGTTGTGCCCTTGGGAAGGAACTCTCTAGACCCCGACACATCTCCCAGTTCTGCTTTCTAGCTCCGTGACATGTGCAGCGACCTCCacagccacaggcccaaagacCATGAACTAAGGCCTCTGGCACTGACCCAGGTCCAACTTTTCCTCCTGTATTATCACAGCAAAACCGAGCAACACCCGCCACTCCAACCAGTAGGAAAAAAGCTCTCCTTCTGACTCAAGAGCTGGTGCCAGGCTTAGTTCACCCACGGACACGGACCCTACCTCCACTGGCCACAGCAGATACCACCAGTTCCTAACAGTCACTCACTATCTCGTCCCCTGGCTTGCAGCTGTCCACCAGATCAGCGAGGAGAATGGCATCCTTGGAACGGGGCAGTCGGCCAGCCGCCACCTTGCCAGGACTCTCCTGGATGCGGATGCGTTGGTAGTTCTGATAGATGGTCTGCGCAAGGCAAAGAAGATCATGGTTCCTACACAGCCAACCGCTCTCCTCAAAGCACAGCTTTCTCGTGTGCTCTGACCTTACTGCCGGCCACGAAAGCCACAGAGACCAAAGGGCAGGCCAACTATGACTCAGAAAGTCTCTTTACCTGCCACCATCCCTCAGCAGTGTCTTCCTTCCCGCCCCAGGCTCCAGCATCTGTTCTAGGCCCCAGAGCCTAGATTCAAGTGTGTCCACAGCTGGCAGAAGGGGATGCTCAGCTTTAAGCATGACCAACCTTATGAGGGTCAAGCTGGGCCATGTATATGCGGCATCTACAGCAGCACCCACAAGCGGCAGGGCAAGACCAAATGGTAGAGAGTCCCACTAGTTCATTTACTATCCAAAAAAGAGACAACGTACTACAGTCTGGGCTGCAAACGTCCCCCATGGCCTATGTGTGGGGCACTGATTCTTCAGTCCATGTATGAGAGACGATGGAGCCTTATGGGAGGTCTTAGGTCACAGAGGTATGCCCTTGAAGGAGACTATAGGATACTGGCTagtctctgttctcttctgtgtctctgaTGTGAGATGAGCAGCCTGCTGCACCACACACGGGCACAAAGCCACAGGGTCAACTGACCCCAAATGTGACTCTAAAACCAAGCCATAAATCAACTTTTCTCCTTCAAGTCAATGACACCAGGTGTTTGTACAGGCACCCAGAGCTGACTGATCCACAAGACACAGTGGCTAAAAGGGCACACTCTCAGgtcatggtggtgtacacctctAAGCCCAGAGCTCCAGAGGTAAAGTTAGGTAGATGTCTGTGAACTTGAGGCTAGTCATGCCTATATTGTAAGCCCCTGCCCCAATAAAAGAAACATACAATCACATCTATACGCTTGCTTGATCCTTAGGACCACTGCTGCACAGGAGACCTTAGACAATCAAGCCTCCAAACCCGTTTTTCCATGAGAAGAGAACCTTGGAACCTCCCTCCCAGAACATAATCAAGACTAAGACCCAAGGAACACACCCGGGCAGCCAGCAAGGCCACCGCGCGTGCACACAcccgcgcgcgcacacacgcacacacacacacacacacacacacacacacacacacacacacacatgtaaccccACTTCCTAATCCCCGCACAGTACAGCTCAGTGTCCTGGGGCCAGAGTCTAAGTTTGAGACACAGCTAAGGTGGGGCTGCAATGGAAGGAGAGGGCGCAGCTAAATGGAGCCGGGTCACCCGGGTTAAGGCAGACCTGGACTTGAACACTGACTGTCATGGGCAACTTCCTGGCCAGGCAGCTCTACACAAGACAGCTCAGATCCACAGAAAGCATCAAGAGTGCTAACATTCCTGAAGCCATGCGGtaagggggcgggggaggggaggggcagctgCAGATGAAGAcaagcacaggcatgcatgctgTAGCCAGGATTTCAGAGTCCCGAGGTACATGAGTCTCTGAAGCAGGGCTCTGCAGGATCCAAGGTGGTTATAACCCTGGAAACACCTATTAAAGGTACCAGGAGCCAGTCAGGCCCACCAGATAAGTCAACAGATGGTCCGGGTTCCCATGTGATGGGCAAGTAGTGCTCTACTGGGGTGGGCAGGAATAAGTGGGCCCTGCTTGCCCATATCTTTAGAGGTCACAAATGTGGACACACCAAACAGGATCACCTAGTTTCAAATATACTGAATTCGTGAAGACATGGGGCCGATCTAGTTCATACTGCCGTGCTTAACTGCCTTAAAGTCTTCTGGCCCTGTAGATGGGCTAGGTCTTTCTTGCACACTAAAGATGGTACGGCAGGTCTGGGTTACTCACCTCCTCCATGTTGATCTCAAAGGGCCCAGTAGACTGGCACTCAGGACAGGAGCCAGGCTTCACCTCCTGGTTCTGAGACTGGCAGAAAGGCCCCAATATAAAGTTGCACTTGCTACAGTTGTACTTGACCATGCTGAGCTGGGGCAGGACTCCGGTGCAGCTGGTCACCACGCCACTGGTACGGATCAGCTGGTTCAGGTGTAGCTGCCTGTGTTGGGAGGTGACAGGCACACCAGAGGCTGTGGGGCTACTTCCTCTACCGCTCTCTGGACGAGGGAGGCCCCTtgctctccccctgctcacctcAGTGAACGCAGCTCCTCCACCAGAGGCAGGTGGGAGATGCGCACATGAATGTGGTTGGTGATGCGGTCATATTTAGGGTACATGGCCAGCACGACCTCCAGGGCGGCCTCGTCAAAGATCTGCAGCAGCTCAGCCGGTGCCTCTGGTAGGAAGTATGCCAACACGTGCTCCCGGGCTGCCAGGTCTTCATAATTTACCACCAAACTCTCACGGTTCTCTAAGGAGGATAGCGGGTGGGACTGATGACATAGCTGGGGTCATGAAGGTAGCTAACATCTTAGAACCCTACTGGCCAAAGCCCTCTACCCAAACCAAACCTAAGAGGGCCAGAAAGTCCAGTGTGCACCCTAGGCCCACTCACTACCTGTGGCTGTGCAATGGAGACCCAAGTGATAACATCAACAGCATACGAATCTCTGGGGATGTCATTTCCAGGAGGAATGGAGCCCTCCAGCTACAGAGCAGTGTGCCCCGGCCATAGGGAGGCTACAGAAGAACTACGGCCATTGCTGGAGGGGCTGCCAGTCCTGAGCTGTCATGGCCTGTAAAGCCAGTGCTGTCACACAGAAATGCTACCATTCTTGGATCAAAGTTGAAATGCACAGGctgggaagtggctcagtgggagaacaCTTGCTTAATATGTGCTAGGCCCTGGGTtaagcaaccaaccaaaccctCCAAAACCCAAGACAGGGCAGTAATACACTTGTAAGCATGTCCCCAAACGGCCTAGCCCTGGTGCAGATGTAGGACACCTTGGGTTCCTCAGGTTCTGTCCTTGTCACCAAATGTCCCTGTGCATTATGTGTTCAGTATGGTACACGAAGCCAGCAGGATACAGAAGCCAGGCCACCTTCacctctcagtgctgagactgATCCCGGACCTCACTCAAGATGGATGCTACACCTCTGAGCATCACCCCAGCCTATCAGGAACATACCTTTGCACATATCACTGATGCGCTCCTTGAAGACATTGTGGCCGTGGCTGTCCACGTGGGTGCGCAGGAAGTTCTTGAAGCGGTGGTGGATCTCCAGCCTGGGCCCTGCCATGCTCACCCACTCGCGCACCGAGTGGCCCTTGAGGTCCTCCAGGTTCTCAATACTCTCGATCATCTCTTCATCCTCCTCGCCATCCTCCGTGGCGCGTTCTACCTGGCGGCGCTTGCGCGCAGGCCGCTCCTCATCTTCCTCGTCGCTGTCTTGAGTAACAAAACACCCCTGTAAGCAAGcctctcccagcatcctctgcacAACACTCGCCACCCACGTCTCCCCCACTCCCATGCCCACCCCACATACCGTACAGCAGGCCCCGGCGCATGCGTCCCAGGCCTCTGCCGGCCTCGCGGTCCCGCTGCCTCATGGCCCGCTCAGCTGCCTCTCTCTGACTAGCTGTCAGCTCCTCCACATCTTCATCATCCAGGGCCAACCCCTCTGCCTCGTAGACATCGAGCTCCGGAATGGGACGGTAGTCTCTACAAGAGACCAGCGGTGGACAGTGAGTCCCCAAGCAACCCACTTGAGGTTTAGTCTGCTCCACGGGCTTACAAGGTCCTTGCTGGGCAGCTGCAAACAGTAAGTTGAAAGTTTGAAGAATATGATTTGGGAACTCCATCGAGGAGGCACAAGCCCCCAGGATGGAAACGGGAGTCTGTCTGCGTGCATGAGGTACACAGCCATGTGTACCTGGGCAGGAGAGCAAGTCCCACATccacagcgccacctgctggtgGTATATGATGGATGCAGCCAATGCTTCCCCTATATGCAGTCTTGAGAAAATTACCGACCAAGTATCAAATCAGGTCATTTTTACAATCTTCGAATGGCACCATTTTCATCAGACACTTGAAAGCATGAAACTGTCAACAGTCAGGGAGGAAACGGGGGAATCATGACACAGGACAGAAACTATGAAAACCTAATAAATGCAATAGAACATTCTCTTTGTGTAACAAATGTGCAAAATCTCTAGAATTCCACGACCCCAGGGGAAATGCAAGGTACTGACTGGCTAACCCAAGTCTGCTCAACAGTGTGAACACATGGGGctagagatgcttcagtggttaagagcaatctttctgtttttgacacaggatttctcttgtgtagctctggctgtcctggcactcaagagatttacctgtctctgcctcccaagtgctgggattaaagttgtgtgtgtgtgtgtgtgtgtgtgtgtgtgtgtgtcagccacTGTGCCTCGCTCACAGACTGTTCTGGCAGAGAAtgaaattcaattcccagcacccatactgggcACCTGCACTTTCAAATGTACATACCCTGACAGATACaaccaaatatataaaataacattttaaattaaaacaacaacaaaacatcttAACCAGGTGTAGTAGTGCACACCCTTACTCCCAGTAGCCAGAAGACCGCCAGGCAgatctgagagtttgaggccagtcaaggctataATAATGAGAGCCAACCGAGTTAAAGGAGTTAGCGGTAATATCCCAGGGTGGTCGATGGATAAACCTACACTGTATAGTACCACTCAACCTTAAAAAAGCTCACACCCACTGGCTCAACGGTCTGAGCCATTTCCAGATGACCGCCTGTTAGGTCCTTAAAAGGAAGAACCATCTAACAGAGAGCAGGCCAGGTTCCCTATGGTCCCAGAGTCCCCTCAAGGCAATGCCCTCTCATCTTTGAAAGGTGATGTGATTTTATAGTCGACCATCAGGACTAAAGGGGGCAAGTGCTACATGCTGCAAGCTCTTTCCTCATTGCCACATGGCCTCCCCACAAGAGGAGAGAAACCTAGCAGAGAAACCAACCCCGGGGTTCTCCCTTCTTCAGGGTGACTGGCCAATGTTCTCAAACTaccctctcaaaacaaacagtTTCAAAACGCCAAAAGCACAAAGCAGGTAGAAGTGCAGCCTGGTCCTCTGTAGAATGCAGTGGTTTCTGAGAAAAGTGTGTTCTGACCCTTAAAGGCTCGCAGTCACCTGAAACGCACTCAGTGAGATTCTAGTTAGTCTACAGGGGAGCAAGCCACACAGTCTGGGGTTGATCAAATTTCAACTCCagaaagctgtcctctaacctccacacatgtgccctgGCATGCGcgcccatacacaaacacacaatgagCAATGtaatgaaatactttaaaaaaaatgacccggctgctcttgcagaaaacctgggttcagttgTCGGCACCCACAAGGTAGCTTACAACCACGTTACCTCCAGTTTCATGGggtctggcgccctcttctggtctctgcagggtacaggcatgcatgtggtaaaatacataaaaaagacTGAAATCTGAAAACACCAGAGTAAAATGTTGGCACAAAAGGATGAACCCCGTGATTCCAGTCCTGCTAATATGATTAAAACTGGAATCAACAGGCAGGAGAGAATGGCGCTCAGAAAGCTTGCACAGATGGTCTCTGCACTGAAGGCTTATAATATAAAACTTGTTTCTTTCCATACACACCCTAAGTCAGATAGCCCTCAGACATCTCTAAAGTGTCTCTCACTTTAAAGAAGAGGAGGTGGCccaggaaccccccccccagcagctcCGCAGGGAAGCCTTTGCCGCTGGGCCCAGGATGATGAACTCCTTCAGTCCATGGACACTCATTACAGACCTAGTCTCTTCACAGCTAGCCTGGCCGTGTGTAAAGCAAAGAACCGAATGGTGCAGACAGCCCAGTGACGGCTCATACCCCTCAGATATCCCCCACGGAAAGGTACAAAAGCAAGGTGCCAAAAGGTTCCTAAGCGGTCACATAACTGGTACCACATCACAGCCGTAACTGCCGCTAAGGCTGAATTAGAGATCTCCTTACCTACTGGCAAAGCTCACAGTCTCCTAACAGCCTCAGCCACCTTCTGTATGTCTGCTTACAACCCTGGACATTTGTGACCCAGAGCCTGATGCAAGCTGGGTGCAAGTTTGCTGACTGACCCATCTTTCTGAGTTGGCACCACCCTTCAGGGCTCTTCAGATCAGACTCTATGGGTCCCCTTCTCctgaggggggggggcttgcCTGGGCCTTAGGGTCTAGTCTGAGGTGTATATAGTTAGCTAGATGCATCTTCCCAGTGGCTGATGAACCCCCACATCCCAACCAAGCCACCTTCAAAGGCAAAGTTACCAGGTTGGCTCATATACTCATGGGTCCCCAAGGCCAGGCCACCAGACAAGGGGGTCCTTCTGCTAAGTCACCTAACCCCAGCCTACCTCTCCATGCCATCACCAATGAgttcctctccatcctcttcttcctccatgggCCCTTCTGTGCCCAGCAGC includes:
- the Mcm2 gene encoding DNA replication licensing factor MCM2 is translated as MAESSESLSAASSPAPQRRRISDPLTSSPGRSSRRADALTSSPGRDLPPFEDESEGLLGTEGPMEEEEDGEELIGDGMERDYRPIPELDVYEAEGLALDDEDVEELTASQREAAERAMRQRDREAGRGLGRMRRGLLYDSDEEDEERPARKRRQVERATEDGEEDEEMIESIENLEDLKGHSVREWVSMAGPRLEIHHRFKNFLRTHVDSHGHNVFKERISDMCKENRESLVVNYEDLAAREHVLAYFLPEAPAELLQIFDEAALEVVLAMYPKYDRITNHIHVRISHLPLVEELRSLRQLHLNQLIRTSGVVTSCTGVLPQLSMVKYNCSKCNFILGPFCQSQNQEVKPGSCPECQSTGPFEINMEETIYQNYQRIRIQESPGKVAAGRLPRSKDAILLADLVDSCKPGDEIELTGIYHNNYDGSLNTANGFPVFATIILANHVAKKDNKVAVGELTDEDVKMITSLSKDQQIGEKIFASIAPSIYGHEDIKRGLALALFGGEPKNPGGKHKVRGDINVLLCGDPGTAKSQFLKYVEKVSSRAIFTTGQGASAVGLTAYVQRHPVSREWTLEAGALVLADRGVCLIDEFDKMNDQDRTSIHEAMEQQSISISKAGIVTSLQARCTVIAAANPIGGRYDPSLTFSENVDLTEPIISRFDVLCVVRDTVDPVQDEMLARFVVGSHVRHHPSNKKDEGLTSGGTLEPAMPNTYGVEPLPQEVLKKYIIYAKERVRPKLNQMDQDKVARMYSDLRKESMATGSIPITVRHIESMIRMAEAHARMHLRDYVMEDDVNMAIRVMLESFIDTQKFSVMRSMRKTFARYLSFRRDNNELLLFILKQLVAEQVTYQRNRFGAQQDTIEIPEKDLMDKARQINIHNLSAFYDSDLFKINKFSRDLKRKLILQQF